A single genomic interval of Fibrobacter sp. UWB4 harbors:
- a CDS encoding 4Fe-4S binding protein produces MKVLVHDRGVCLECAGCVGVCPKMALDMYGLDLQIDQEKCIKCGLCAKACPAGALKIQELNDVL; encoded by the coding sequence ATGAAAGTTCTCGTTCACGATAGAGGTGTTTGCCTGGAATGCGCCGGCTGCGTCGGCGTTTGCCCCAAGATGGCGCTAGACATGTACGGTCTAGATTTGCAAATTGATCAGGAAAAATGCATCAAGTGCGGTCTCTGCGCAAAAGCATGCCCCGCAGGCGCCCTCAAAATTCAGGAGTTGAACGATGTTCTGTAA
- a CDS encoding carboxypeptidase-like regulatory domain-containing protein, translating into MMNFKIINIAGVFALASIFSACSDENHAGVLTETESGTTIAGIIINENGTPATSARVDLISATHIAARMAPIKTDTTDEDGKYTIDSIPAGDYALQISNTEHTQSAYITLTVEDSKTDLQTLNVPEAKLEENASLELDLNTYDLDKGDTLCITGTLNCTAVSESDLKSGIVKLDEIPPAEFTNIILIRGAGCDTSTRNVKWDFVPGEKLEVSSTIVTVTVPEEALTAAKKLNGKKTLDSVIVPVSLSTDLKNPVLLNKDGDTLALYKVSGNDDGYLTVIPNFDVGTYKFTVASSDSSLPPMQVAKAYAETEADLSVSENGYNDNINGYSNSFGISFWIQKDGSTIENIDSIFLKSQEKNDVIYRMRTGDDYEELCANFYKRYSTDTTYKNGFFVIKDSSCHKVLDGKRHHIAMFVKLNHLVIAVDGKIVEDSNMQNAFINFPGFTVGKHKLEDLTVFSLGPNSIAQADDEGWERLHAWLSAFYIMQK; encoded by the coding sequence ATGATGAACTTTAAGATTATTAATATAGCAGGGGTTTTTGCCCTCGCATCGATTTTCTCGGCTTGCTCCGACGAAAACCACGCCGGCGTACTCACAGAAACTGAATCCGGCACGACCATCGCAGGCATCATCATCAACGAAAACGGAACGCCCGCTACAAGCGCAAGGGTGGACCTGATTTCGGCAACGCACATTGCCGCCCGCATGGCCCCCATCAAGACCGACACGACAGACGAAGACGGCAAGTACACGATTGACAGCATCCCCGCTGGCGACTACGCCTTGCAGATCAGCAACACGGAACACACGCAGTCCGCCTACATCACGCTCACCGTCGAAGACTCCAAGACCGACCTGCAGACGCTCAACGTCCCCGAAGCAAAGCTCGAAGAGAATGCAAGCCTTGAACTCGATCTCAACACGTATGACCTCGACAAAGGCGACACGCTCTGCATCACAGGTACGCTCAACTGCACCGCAGTCAGCGAAAGCGACCTCAAGTCGGGAATCGTCAAGCTCGATGAAATTCCGCCTGCAGAATTCACGAACATCATCCTCATCCGAGGCGCCGGTTGCGACACCTCGACGCGAAACGTCAAGTGGGACTTTGTTCCCGGCGAAAAGCTCGAAGTCTCTTCGACTATAGTCACAGTCACCGTGCCGGAAGAAGCCCTGACCGCAGCTAAAAAGCTCAATGGCAAAAAGACTCTCGATTCTGTGATCGTTCCGGTTTCGCTCAGCACAGACCTCAAGAACCCGGTTCTCTTGAACAAGGACGGCGACACGCTTGCGCTCTACAAGGTTTCTGGCAACGATGACGGTTACCTGACCGTCATCCCGAATTTCGATGTCGGCACATACAAGTTCACAGTTGCATCCAGCGATTCAAGCCTCCCCCCGATGCAAGTTGCCAAGGCTTACGCCGAGACAGAAGCGGACTTGAGCGTCTCCGAAAACGGCTACAACGACAACATCAACGGTTACAGCAACAGTTTTGGCATCAGTTTCTGGATTCAAAAAGATGGAAGCACGATCGAAAACATCGACTCCATTTTCCTCAAGTCCCAAGAAAAGAACGATGTCATCTACCGTATGAGAACCGGTGATGATTACGAAGAGCTCTGCGCCAACTTCTACAAGAGATACTCTACCGACACGACGTACAAAAATGGCTTTTTTGTTATCAAGGATTCGTCCTGCCATAAGGTTCTAGACGGCAAGCGCCACCATATTGCGATGTTTGTCAAGCTGAACCACCTCGTCATCGCCGTAGACGGAAAGATTGTCGAAGATAGCAACATGCAAAATGCCTTCATCAACTTTCCAGGATTCACCGTCGGAAAACACAAGCTCGAAGACTTGACCGTTTTCTCGCTCGGCCCGAACTCCATCGCGCAAGCAGATGACGAGGGCTGGGAACGCCTCCACGCCTGGCTCTCCGCATTCTACATAATGCAGAAGTAA
- a CDS encoding TIGR02147 family protein: MENYIDIYQFTHFRKYLEEYQAARVQSDPEFTRTGICNMLGLPKTRSYFADVLRGKKVSPRMTAKFIEVLGLNKKAAKYFETMVKLDQAKTETARSAAMEELLHLHPNPQHILDSNTYEYYNHWYHSAMFAILDAMDVTDDLTPVQKRIFPKIPLGKLKDSLSLLEKLGLARKNEAGFWKPTKESISSGPYNNAELIKQYQLQCFELSKQALITRPKMPTVMSTLTFSISNNAYKKLESELQEFKAKARRIISEDNEKASGVYQMNLHLFSNLDPEVKA; this comes from the coding sequence GTGGAAAACTATATCGACATTTACCAGTTTACGCACTTCCGCAAGTACTTGGAAGAATACCAGGCGGCCAGAGTCCAGTCCGACCCGGAATTCACCCGTACCGGAATCTGCAATATGCTCGGCCTCCCCAAGACGCGCAGCTACTTTGCCGATGTTCTCAGAGGGAAAAAGGTCAGCCCCCGCATGACAGCCAAGTTCATCGAAGTCCTCGGCCTCAACAAGAAAGCCGCAAAGTACTTCGAGACCATGGTGAAGCTCGACCAGGCAAAAACCGAAACCGCCCGCAGCGCAGCCATGGAAGAACTTTTGCACCTGCACCCCAATCCGCAGCATATCCTCGATTCGAACACCTACGAATACTATAACCACTGGTACCATAGCGCTATGTTTGCTATTCTTGATGCTATGGACGTTACAGACGACTTGACCCCCGTACAAAAGAGAATCTTCCCGAAAATTCCACTAGGGAAGCTCAAGGACTCGCTATCCCTTTTGGAAAAGCTGGGACTCGCCCGCAAGAACGAAGCGGGTTTTTGGAAGCCGACCAAGGAATCCATTTCCAGTGGTCCATACAACAACGCAGAACTCATCAAGCAGTACCAGTTGCAATGTTTTGAGCTTTCGAAGCAGGCGCTCATCACGCGCCCCAAGATGCCGACCGTCATGAGCACGCTCACCTTCAGCATCTCGAACAACGCCTACAAGAAACTTGAATCCGAACTCCAGGAATTCAAGGCCAAGGCAAGACGCATCATCAGCGAAGATAACGAAAAAGCAAGCGGTGTTTACCAGATGAACTTGCACCTGTTCTCTAACCTCGATCCGGAGGTTAAAGCATGA
- a CDS encoding NADH-quinone oxidoreductase subunit B has translation MGNEAEKPNIITSSLDFLVNWGRSNSLWPFPYGTACCAIEFMSTEVGRYDLSRIGSEYVRFTPRQSDVLLVAGTITYKQAPILKRIYEQMAEPRWVIAMGACASSGGFYDCYCTVPGIDHIIPVDVYIGGCPPRPEAFFDAMFDLQKKVKDESFMKQRAESIKDQLEMIKAKTAEAKRDIAACAHEKIVDIKDFMKEKQENLVKKAQFWKE, from the coding sequence ATGGGTAATGAGGCAGAAAAGCCGAATATCATTACGTCCTCGCTTGATTTTTTGGTCAACTGGGGGCGTTCTAATTCACTGTGGCCGTTCCCTTACGGTACGGCTTGTTGTGCAATCGAATTCATGAGTACGGAAGTGGGTCGTTATGACCTTTCACGTATCGGTTCTGAATACGTGCGTTTTACGCCGCGTCAGTCCGATGTGCTGCTTGTTGCAGGTACGATCACTTACAAGCAGGCTCCGATCTTAAAGCGCATCTATGAGCAGATGGCTGAACCTCGCTGGGTCATTGCCATGGGTGCATGCGCAAGCTCTGGCGGTTTCTATGACTGCTACTGCACGGTCCCTGGTATCGACCACATTATCCCGGTGGATGTGTATATCGGTGGTTGCCCTCCGCGTCCGGAAGCTTTCTTCGATGCCATGTTTGACTTGCAGAAGAAAGTCAAGGATGAATCCTTCATGAAACAGCGCGCCGAAAGCATCAAGGACCAGCTTGAAATGATCAAGGCAAAGACTGCCGAAGCAAAGCGCGACATTGCCGCTTGCGCCCACGAAAAAATCGTGGACATCAAGGACTTCATGAAAGAAAAGCAAGAAAATCTTGTAAAGAAAGCCCAGTTCTGGAAGGAGTAG
- a CDS encoding NADH-quinone oxidoreductase subunit C has product MTVEEIFAALEGKFDVKREPLDKWGITAVVAAPYLHNVVQFLKEEAGIKFDMLVDIAGIDYLTYPNHEGPRFAVSYAFKSMKNPGARIRLKVLVSEESLKVPTISDLYANANWYEREVYDQFGVIFEGHPDLRRLLNHVEFVGHPLRKDYPAQKRQWLSTNDYLLPELEKRLEELGYKVIQRSKEVETNDNEFLEGSIKA; this is encoded by the coding sequence ATGACTGTTGAAGAAATCTTCGCCGCCCTTGAAGGAAAGTTTGACGTCAAGCGCGAACCGCTCGACAAGTGGGGTATCACGGCAGTCGTTGCTGCTCCCTATCTGCATAACGTAGTCCAGTTCCTCAAGGAAGAAGCCGGCATCAAGTTCGATATGCTCGTGGACATTGCCGGTATCGACTACTTGACTTACCCGAATCACGAAGGCCCTCGCTTTGCGGTCTCTTATGCTTTCAAGAGCATGAAGAATCCGGGTGCCCGCATCCGTCTTAAGGTGCTGGTGTCCGAAGAAAGCCTCAAGGTCCCGACGATTAGCGACCTCTATGCCAATGCCAACTGGTACGAACGCGAAGTCTATGACCAGTTCGGTGTGATTTTCGAAGGTCATCCGGACCTCCGCCGCCTGTTGAACCACGTTGAATTTGTTGGCCATCCGCTCCGCAAGGATTACCCGGCCCAGAAGCGCCAGTGGCTCTCGACAAACGACTACCTGCTTCCGGAACTCGAAAAGCGTCTCGAAGAACTTGGCTACAAGGTCATCCAGCGCTCTAAGGAAGTGGAAACGAACGACAATGAATTTTTGGAAGGGAGTATCAAGGCATGA
- a CDS encoding NADH-quinone oxidoreductase subunit D yields the protein MIVLDPNGEKLNLMPLNVGPSHPATHGCLRFLTAMDGETIVASVEEIGYLHRGFEKMVERGTWQQVVPYTDRLNYCSAIMNNIAFCRAVENMFGVEIPERSKVLRVIVNELSRINDHFVCVAAAFQDLGGTTPFMYAFNPREEIMCIWEKLTGARLTNSFARIGGLYRDSYEGFEQDVLAALNSTEKALKDLHACLDRNRIFLDRTVGIGKISAEKAISYGWTGPCLRASGVASDLRKDEPYYDYETYDWEVVVGTQGDCNDRLQVRLAEIEESVKIVRQALKRLAPGPVDIVDPRIRVPAHKLAYQDMEGLIGRFKSVYEGIRVPEGEYYCGSECANGELGFTIISDGSGHPYRIKVRPPCLTQFAAFHELVEGGLLADSMAVLSGLNIIAGELDR from the coding sequence ATGATCGTATTAGATCCGAATGGCGAAAAGCTGAATTTGATGCCCTTGAACGTTGGGCCTAGCCACCCGGCAACTCACGGTTGCTTGCGATTCTTGACCGCTATGGATGGTGAAACCATCGTGGCATCCGTCGAAGAAATCGGCTACCTGCACCGCGGGTTCGAAAAAATGGTCGAACGCGGCACTTGGCAGCAAGTTGTCCCGTACACGGACCGCTTGAACTACTGCTCTGCTATCATGAACAACATTGCGTTCTGCCGTGCAGTCGAAAACATGTTCGGTGTTGAAATCCCGGAACGTTCCAAGGTCCTCCGCGTGATCGTGAACGAACTTTCCCGTATCAATGACCACTTTGTGTGCGTCGCTGCTGCGTTCCAGGACTTGGGCGGTACGACTCCGTTCATGTACGCCTTCAACCCGCGTGAAGAAATCATGTGCATCTGGGAAAAGCTCACAGGTGCACGCCTTACGAACAGCTTTGCTCGCATTGGCGGTCTCTACCGCGATAGCTACGAAGGTTTTGAACAGGACGTTCTCGCAGCCCTCAATTCTACCGAAAAGGCTTTGAAGGACTTGCACGCCTGCTTGGACAGAAACCGCATCTTCCTCGACCGTACGGTGGGCATCGGCAAGATTTCTGCCGAAAAGGCCATTAGCTACGGCTGGACCGGTCCGTGCCTCCGCGCATCCGGTGTTGCTTCTGACCTCCGCAAGGACGAACCGTATTACGATTACGAAACCTACGACTGGGAAGTCGTGGTCGGCACTCAGGGCGACTGCAACGACCGTCTGCAGGTTCGTTTGGCTGAAATTGAAGAATCCGTGAAGATTGTGCGCCAGGCTTTGAAGCGCCTCGCTCCGGGTCCGGTCGATATCGTCGATCCGCGTATCCGCGTACCGGCTCACAAGCTCGCTTACCAGGATATGGAAGGCCTTATCGGTCGCTTCAAGAGCGTTTACGAAGGCATCCGCGTTCCGGAAGGCGAATACTACTGCGGGAGCGAATGCGCTAACGGTGAACTTGGCTTCACGATTATTTCTGACGGCTCTGGCCATCCGTACCGCATCAAGGTGCGTCCGCCTTGCCTTACGCAGTTTGCTGCATTCCATGAACTCGTCGAAGGCGGTCTCTTGGCTGACTCCATGGCCGTGCTTTCGGGTCTCAACATTATTGCTGGAGAACTTGACCGATGA
- a CDS encoding NAD(P)H-dependent oxidoreductase subunit E yields the protein MREHITGAVQFVSNNHLKFDRPAQPIDALPDPGQKFGYVNKPVPQPPTAEVLAKLNTPEIKERCADLLSRYPVGQAALLEVLWLVQGVFGWVPREGIRWAANVCGCAPAHALGVATFYTMYNHAPKGKFLLQFCRNISCTIKGAPSLIAYVEHALNIKTGETTPDGLFTILQVECLGSCGNGPMMLVNDDFATDADGDVLTMKPGTKLTTDSIDRILKWCYAHENNIPKHDVLGGTVKGHCGHPGAPGAIAKPQVADYAPPSPVLNVKSEADETGATLTWKGAPEFTKIVVEKKNGNDWVAVGEPGVKDKAFVDPNGKVGDEYRMIATSGERVAKPSAVAVTKQKPAPEQKAV from the coding sequence ATGAGAGAACATATTACTGGCGCTGTCCAATTTGTCTCGAACAATCATTTGAAGTTCGACCGTCCGGCGCAGCCGATTGATGCTTTGCCGGATCCGGGCCAGAAGTTTGGCTATGTGAACAAGCCTGTGCCGCAGCCGCCTACGGCTGAAGTGCTCGCCAAGCTCAATACGCCTGAAATCAAGGAACGCTGCGCTGATTTGCTCAGCCGCTATCCGGTCGGTCAGGCAGCACTTCTCGAAGTGCTTTGGCTCGTGCAGGGCGTGTTTGGCTGGGTGCCGCGTGAAGGTATCCGCTGGGCTGCTAATGTCTGCGGTTGCGCTCCGGCTCATGCTCTTGGCGTTGCTACGTTCTACACGATGTACAACCACGCTCCGAAGGGCAAGTTCCTCTTGCAGTTCTGCCGTAACATCAGCTGCACGATCAAGGGCGCTCCGAGCCTTATCGCTTATGTGGAACATGCTTTGAACATCAAGACGGGCGAAACGACTCCGGATGGTCTCTTTACGATCCTCCAGGTGGAATGCCTCGGTTCTTGCGGCAACGGCCCGATGATGCTCGTGAACGACGACTTCGCTACAGACGCTGATGGCGACGTGCTCACGATGAAGCCGGGTACAAAGCTTACGACCGACAGCATCGACCGCATCCTCAAGTGGTGCTATGCTCATGAAAATAACATCCCGAAGCACGATGTGCTCGGCGGTACGGTGAAGGGCCACTGCGGTCATCCGGGCGCTCCGGGTGCTATTGCAAAGCCGCAGGTAGCTGACTACGCTCCTCCTTCTCCGGTTTTGAATGTCAAGTCCGAAGCTGACGAAACGGGTGCTACCCTCACTTGGAAGGGCGCTCCGGAATTCACGAAGATTGTCGTCGAAAAGAAGAATGGCAATGACTGGGTCGCTGTGGGCGAGCCGGGCGTGAAGGACAAGGCTTTTGTGGACCCGAACGGAAAGGTCGGCGACGAATACCGTATGATTGCGACCTCCGGTGAACGTGTTGCTAAACCCTCGGCTGTTGCTGTGACCAAGCAGAAGCCCGCACCGGAACAAAAGGCGGTTTAA
- the nuoF gene encoding NADH-quinone oxidoreductase subunit NuoF encodes MAECVKVCTQNFGKGAQDIEVYKKLGGYSNISERLFNMSQFELIDYVQRSNLRGRGGAGFPTGMKWSFVPRGTGKPVYIVVNADEGEGGTFKDHFLMLEDPHRLIEGLIIAAWALGSRAAYIYCRGEFLPCIEALNKALNQAYAAGYLGENICGTKFSFDIFVHRGAGAYICGEETALINSLEGQKGQPRLKPPFPAVCGAWKSPTCVNNVETIMSLPWILSHDPSDYAKMGTPRAGGTKVFCISGDVKNPGVYEAPLGTPMMTMINDYAGGVVGGKLKAVLPGGSSCAPLTAEEAAVATMDYECLASMKTMFGSGAMIVINDTHNMADLLNCLGNFYSHESCGQCTPCREGTGLLHRILNQMVAGNGHDGDVELMQSLSSGFGGVTICPLSISLGGPVSSYTAKFRADFDEYIAKNPEHAKPRIQETSRPGIFW; translated from the coding sequence ATGGCTGAATGTGTAAAAGTTTGTACGCAGAATTTTGGCAAGGGCGCCCAGGACATCGAAGTCTATAAGAAGCTGGGTGGCTACTCCAACATTTCTGAACGCTTGTTCAACATGAGCCAGTTTGAGCTCATCGATTACGTGCAACGTTCTAACCTCCGCGGACGCGGTGGTGCAGGCTTCCCGACTGGCATGAAGTGGAGCTTTGTGCCGCGTGGTACGGGCAAGCCGGTTTACATTGTCGTAAACGCTGACGAAGGCGAAGGCGGTACCTTTAAGGACCACTTCCTCATGCTCGAAGATCCGCACCGCTTGATCGAAGGCCTTATCATTGCCGCTTGGGCTCTTGGCTCTCGCGCAGCCTACATCTACTGCCGTGGCGAATTCCTCCCGTGCATCGAAGCCTTGAACAAGGCTTTGAACCAGGCTTACGCTGCTGGCTACCTCGGCGAAAACATTTGCGGCACGAAGTTCAGCTTTGATATCTTTGTGCATCGCGGTGCTGGCGCCTACATTTGCGGTGAAGAAACTGCTCTTATTAACTCTCTTGAAGGCCAGAAGGGCCAGCCGCGCTTGAAGCCGCCGTTCCCGGCTGTTTGCGGTGCCTGGAAGTCCCCGACTTGCGTGAACAACGTCGAAACCATCATGTCGCTTCCGTGGATTTTGAGCCACGACCCGAGCGACTACGCCAAGATGGGTACGCCGCGCGCCGGTGGTACGAAGGTGTTCTGCATTTCCGGTGACGTGAAGAACCCGGGCGTGTACGAAGCTCCTCTCGGCACTCCGATGATGACTATGATTAACGATTACGCCGGTGGCGTTGTGGGTGGCAAGCTCAAGGCTGTGCTCCCGGGCGGTTCCTCTTGCGCTCCCTTGACTGCAGAAGAAGCTGCAGTCGCCACGATGGACTACGAATGCCTCGCCTCGATGAAGACGATGTTCGGTTCTGGCGCTATGATCGTGATTAACGATACGCACAACATGGCAGACCTCTTGAATTGCCTCGGCAACTTCTACAGCCATGAATCTTGCGGCCAGTGCACGCCGTGCCGTGAAGGTACAGGTCTCTTGCACCGCATCTTGAACCAGATGGTGGCCGGCAACGGTCATGATGGCGATGTGGAACTCATGCAGAGCCTTTCTAGCGGATTTGGTGGCGTGACTATTTGCCCGCTCTCCATTTCTTTGGGTGGCCCGGTCTCGAGCTACACTGCAAAGTTCCGTGCGGACTTTGACGAATATATCGCTAAGAACCCCGAACACGCAAAACCGCGTATTCAAGAAACAAGTCGTCCTGGAATTTTCTGGTAA
- a CDS encoding 2Fe-2S iron-sulfur cluster-binding protein, with the protein MSNYYNMPKLPTEASPKVEIFVDDKAVMVPGDTNLLEALKAVGIETPHVCYHPYLPVSGNCRQCLVEQEGPRGRMLVISCYTPVTPGMKIYTPASSARVKNARKATQEFMLVNHPLDCPICDKAGECTLQENYMEAGQNEGRLRPEYGKNYHGNPEHQFIDAKGQLRGGKHVDIGPRILLDEERCVQCDRCVRFMRSIAKDEQLQLAGRADHTYITTFPGEKLDHEYDLCVTDVCPTGAMTAKYFRFQKRVWLLAHTPTISMDDSLGANIWLDHADGRIYRVMPRCNPEVNRSWLSNTSRLAFQQFDKNRLPAIDASALQLVGGKVALVAGGACTNEDLAALKMLKEALGDRAELFGGSLLKVNAPDGIAKSGDPVANRAGMQLMGFADVAELIKRAGEFSNLITVNADLYGEDAAAKALDKISNRIALSAFDDATAKKAKVAFGIRHWSEVQGTMVNSLNILQKLSAAPTCPDEKLAPAYEVISALAGNKFNSACEAFKKAREYVPAFADITYDAIKSTGKLLGGNA; encoded by the coding sequence ATGAGTAACTACTACAATATGCCGAAACTCCCGACCGAAGCAAGCCCGAAGGTGGAAATCTTCGTGGATGACAAGGCCGTGATGGTTCCTGGCGATACCAACCTCCTCGAAGCCCTGAAGGCTGTCGGGATTGAAACTCCTCACGTATGTTATCATCCGTATTTGCCGGTGTCGGGTAACTGCCGTCAGTGCCTGGTAGAGCAGGAAGGCCCGCGTGGTCGTATGCTCGTGATTTCGTGCTATACTCCTGTGACTCCGGGTATGAAGATTTATACCCCGGCATCCAGCGCCCGCGTGAAGAACGCCCGCAAGGCCACACAGGAATTCATGCTGGTGAACCACCCGCTCGATTGCCCGATTTGCGACAAGGCCGGTGAATGCACCTTGCAGGAAAACTACATGGAAGCAGGCCAGAACGAAGGCCGCCTCCGTCCGGAATACGGCAAGAATTACCACGGCAATCCGGAACATCAGTTCATTGATGCGAAGGGTCAGCTCCGTGGCGGTAAGCATGTGGACATCGGTCCGCGCATTTTGCTCGACGAAGAACGTTGCGTGCAGTGCGACCGTTGCGTACGCTTTATGCGTAGCATCGCGAAGGACGAACAGCTCCAGCTTGCTGGCCGTGCCGACCATACTTACATTACTACCTTCCCGGGCGAAAAGCTCGACCACGAATACGACCTCTGTGTCACGGACGTATGCCCGACGGGCGCCATGACGGCAAAGTACTTCCGCTTCCAGAAGCGCGTTTGGCTCCTTGCCCACACGCCGACGATTTCGATGGACGACTCCCTCGGTGCAAACATCTGGCTTGATCATGCTGATGGCCGCATCTATCGCGTGATGCCGCGTTGCAACCCGGAAGTGAACCGCAGCTGGCTCTCCAATACGAGCCGTCTCGCTTTCCAGCAGTTCGACAAGAACCGCTTGCCGGCAATCGACGCTTCTGCACTCCAGCTGGTTGGCGGTAAGGTCGCCCTCGTTGCTGGTGGCGCTTGCACGAACGAAGACCTCGCCGCTCTCAAGATGCTTAAGGAAGCTCTCGGTGACCGCGCTGAACTCTTCGGTGGTTCCCTCCTCAAGGTGAACGCTCCGGACGGTATCGCCAAGAGCGGTGACCCGGTGGCAAACCGCGCAGGCATGCAGCTCATGGGCTTTGCAGACGTTGCAGAACTCATCAAGCGCGCAGGCGAATTCAGCAACCTCATCACGGTGAACGCAGACCTCTACGGCGAAGACGCTGCTGCTAAGGCTCTCGACAAGATTTCGAACCGCATCGCCCTTTCTGCCTTTGATGACGCTACCGCCAAGAAGGCCAAGGTCGCTTTCGGTATCCGTCACTGGAGCGAAGTCCAGGGCACGATGGTCAACAGCCTGAACATCTTGCAGAAGCTCTCTGCTGCTCCGACTTGCCCGGATGAAAAGCTTGCCCCGGCTTACGAAGTGATTTCCGCACTTGCCGGTAACAAGTTCAATTCGGCTTGCGAAGCTTTCAAGAAGGCTCGTGAATACGTGCCGGCCTTTGCCGACATTACCTATGATGCCATCAAGAGCACAGGAAAGCTCCTGGGAGGTAACGCATAA
- a CDS encoding complex I subunit 1 family protein: protein MDIIESKTWIEWAITIAKFAFCFVPVLYILLLIPMERRGAGFMQDRQGPNRSYIKIPYFGKIRLLGYVQNMCDGTKLFFKEMFAPAGVNKLLYYVAPAIPFAIVFLSPCVIPWFGPMIFDWGGETVRIAGSIIDSDVGVLLLFGFSSISAYGAMLAGWASKSKYSFLGALRTSSMTISYEVCLGLSLMGILLLAGSFNLTDIVQWQENHVWGIVAQPVAFFCFLIASIAETGRAPFDVAEGEPELVAGYHTEYGAMQFGLFYMGEYSHICINSFLIATLFLGGYAVPFVTTETMQEHMGGSLAILCGVLAFIALAFLHMIYRYSRKLKATNLTHRFEVLKEYKLYKIVAWVAAAAFIALGVAAWFFYNPENFVVNGLAVGSFATAVGTALIHLLVLVAKSLIFCWVWIWVRWTLPRFRYDHVMHLGWKIILNIALINLVVTAVIAKLLGGN, encoded by the coding sequence ATGGATATTATCGAATCCAAAACCTGGATTGAATGGGCAATCACGATTGCGAAGTTCGCATTCTGCTTCGTGCCTGTCCTTTACATCCTTCTTTTAATCCCGATGGAACGTCGTGGCGCTGGCTTTATGCAAGACCGTCAGGGCCCGAACCGCTCCTATATCAAGATCCCGTACTTCGGCAAGATCCGTTTGCTCGGTTACGTGCAGAACATGTGCGACGGTACGAAGCTCTTCTTCAAGGAAATGTTCGCTCCGGCTGGCGTGAACAAGCTTCTGTACTACGTGGCTCCGGCCATCCCGTTCGCCATCGTGTTCCTCTCCCCGTGCGTGATCCCGTGGTTTGGACCGATGATCTTTGACTGGGGTGGCGAAACGGTGCGCATTGCAGGTTCCATCATCGATTCCGATGTGGGCGTGCTCTTGCTCTTCGGTTTCTCCTCGATCTCGGCTTACGGTGCCATGCTCGCTGGTTGGGCTTCCAAGTCCAAGTACAGCTTCTTGGGCGCTCTCCGTACGAGCTCCATGACCATCAGCTACGAAGTCTGCCTCGGACTTTCGCTCATGGGCATTTTGCTCCTCGCCGGTTCTTTCAACCTCACGGACATTGTGCAGTGGCAGGAAAATCACGTGTGGGGCATCGTTGCCCAGCCGGTCGCATTCTTCTGCTTCCTCATTGCAAGCATTGCTGAAACGGGCCGTGCTCCGTTCGACGTCGCTGAAGGTGAACCTGAACTCGTCGCCGGTTACCATACGGAATATGGCGCTATGCAGTTCGGTCTCTTCTACATGGGCGAATACTCGCACATCTGCATCAACAGCTTCCTCATTGCAACACTGTTCCTCGGCGGTTATGCAGTTCCGTTCGTGACGACCGAAACGATGCAGGAACACATGGGTGGCTCCCTTGCCATTCTCTGTGGCGTGCTCGCCTTTATCGCTCTCGCTTTCCTCCACATGATTTACCGCTATTCCAGAAAGCTCAAGGCTACAAACCTTACGCACCGCTTTGAAGTCCTTAAGGAATACAAGCTTTACAAGATTGTGGCTTGGGTCGCTGCCGCTGCATTTATTGCTCTCGGTGTTGCCGCCTGGTTCTTCTACAATCCTGAAAACTTCGTGGTGAATGGCCTCGCTGTCGGTAGCTTTGCAACCGCAGTCGGTACGGCGCTCATCCACTTGCTCGTTCTTGTGGCAAAGAGCCTCATCTTCTGCTGGGTCTGGATTTGGGTCCGCTGGACGCTCCCGCGCTTCCGCTATGACCACGTGATGCACCTCGGCTGGAAGATTATCTTGAATATCGCCCTCATCAACCTCGTGGTGACTGCGGTCATTGCAAAACTTTTAGGGGGTAACTAA